One Stenotrophomonas sp. SAU14A_NAIMI4_5 DNA segment encodes these proteins:
- the dapA gene encoding 4-hydroxy-tetrahydrodipicolinate synthase, whose amino-acid sequence MSLSGLITALATPFRADGSLDPDGWQRLLHLQLEGGVQGVVVAGSTGEAATLSDAEYDQLLASAVDTIAGRVPVLAGTGLSGTAKTIEQTRRAAALGATHALVVTPPYVRPTQAGLIAHYRAVADQGGLPVVLYNVPGRTGCDMLPETVAELASHPNIVAIKEAVGDMGRVQALLALAGPEFAVLSGDDGTAARSIQAGMAGLISVGSNALPGAYRRMCALAAAHEHDATEAWDARLQPFHDFCGVEPNPIPVKALLRRIGIGHDLRLPLLPLSAAHQPAADHLAGDIAALEALSSH is encoded by the coding sequence TTGTCCCTTTCCGGCCTCATCACCGCGCTGGCGACCCCTTTCCGGGCCGACGGCTCCCTCGACCCCGACGGTTGGCAGCGCCTGCTGCACCTGCAGCTGGAGGGCGGCGTCCAAGGCGTCGTCGTCGCCGGCTCGACCGGCGAAGCCGCCACCCTGTCCGATGCCGAATACGACCAGCTGCTGGCCAGCGCGGTCGATACCATCGCCGGCCGTGTCCCGGTCCTGGCCGGCACCGGCCTGTCGGGCACCGCCAAAACCATCGAGCAGACCCGCCGCGCCGCCGCGCTCGGCGCCACCCATGCCCTGGTGGTGACCCCGCCGTACGTGCGGCCCACCCAGGCCGGCCTGATCGCGCATTACCGCGCCGTGGCCGACCAGGGCGGCCTGCCGGTGGTGCTGTACAACGTGCCCGGCCGCACCGGCTGCGACATGCTGCCGGAGACCGTGGCCGAGCTCGCCAGCCACCCGAACATCGTCGCCATCAAGGAAGCGGTGGGCGACATGGGGCGCGTGCAGGCCCTGTTGGCCCTGGCCGGTCCGGAGTTCGCCGTGCTCAGTGGCGATGACGGCACCGCCGCCCGCTCGATCCAGGCCGGCATGGCCGGGCTGATCTCGGTCGGTTCCAACGCGCTGCCCGGTGCCTACCGCCGCATGTGCGCGCTGGCCGCCGCCCACGAACATGACGCCACCGAAGCCTGGGATGCGCGCCTGCAGCCGTTCCATGATTTCTGCGGCGTCGAGCCGAACCCGATCCCGGTCAAGGCGCTGCTGCGCCGCATCGGCATCGGCCATGACCTGCGCCTGCCGCTGCTGCCGCTTTCGGCCGCACACCAGCCCGCGGCCGACCATCTCGCCGGCGACATCGCCGCCCTTGAAGCCCTTTCCAGCCACTGA
- the fdxA gene encoding ferredoxin FdxA — translation MPFVVTENCIKCKHTDCVEVCPVDCFHEGPNFLVIDPDECIDCTLCEPECPVNAIFPEDDVPAGQEVFVGLNAELAKEWPVLTVRKDPPADAGEWDGKPDKLPLLER, via the coding sequence ATGCCCTTTGTCGTCACCGAAAACTGCATCAAGTGCAAACACACCGATTGCGTGGAAGTGTGCCCCGTGGACTGCTTCCACGAAGGCCCGAACTTCCTGGTGATCGACCCGGACGAGTGCATCGACTGCACCCTCTGTGAGCCGGAGTGCCCGGTCAACGCGATCTTCCCGGAGGACGATGTCCCGGCCGGCCAGGAAGTGTTCGTGGGCCTCAATGCCGAGCTCGCCAAGGAGTGGCCGGTGCTGACCGTGCGCAAGGATCCGCCCGCCGATGCCGGCGAGTGGGACGGCAAGCCGGACAAGCTGCCGCTGCTGGAGCGCTGA
- the xylB gene encoding xylulokinase, with translation MSVYLGIDAGTQSVKVIAYDAAARTMLAQQARPLELAATADGGREQNAADWVKALVEAIQALPGPVRARVRGLAVSGQQHGFVPLGRDNRALGPVKLWCDTSTGAECEAIIAAMGGPAACIAEAGNDLRVGYTASKLRWTRQHRPEVDAALDGIALPHDYLNLWLTGQRFMEAGDASGTGWLDVRRRDWSPAMLAATDDRRDLAALLPPLVGPEQGFSLLPAIAALLGLPADTRVAVGGGDNMMAAIGTGAVREGRLSMSLGTSGTLFAWRATPCVDAQGRWAAFCASDGGWLPLICTMNCTVATGQTAALLGQSPAQCETLLAQSAPGADGLVMLPFFNGERSPDLPLARGALHGLDLHNLTPANLYRAAMEGASYSLRLGYDALVEGGLRGQRLVLTGGGANSPAWRQLIADLFQLPVAVPVQAEGAAFGAALQALWLCEGQGQALADLVDAHLQFDPALAAQPDPTRAAAYEAGYQRFVHHLQALTPLFQQRLP, from the coding sequence ATGAGCGTGTATCTGGGCATCGACGCCGGCACGCAGAGCGTGAAAGTGATTGCCTACGACGCGGCGGCACGCACGATGCTGGCGCAGCAGGCACGGCCGCTGGAACTGGCGGCGACGGCCGATGGCGGCCGCGAACAGAACGCCGCCGACTGGGTGAAGGCGCTGGTCGAGGCGATCCAGGCCCTGCCAGGGCCGGTGCGGGCGCGGGTGCGCGGGCTGGCGGTGTCCGGCCAGCAGCACGGCTTCGTCCCGCTGGGCCGCGACAACCGCGCGCTGGGCCCGGTCAAGCTGTGGTGTGACACCAGCACCGGCGCCGAATGCGAGGCGATCATCGCCGCCATGGGCGGGCCTGCGGCCTGCATTGCCGAAGCCGGCAACGACCTGCGGGTGGGCTATACGGCCTCCAAGCTGCGCTGGACCCGGCAGCACCGGCCGGAGGTGGATGCCGCGCTGGATGGCATCGCCCTGCCGCACGACTACCTGAATCTCTGGCTGACCGGCCAGCGCTTCATGGAGGCCGGTGATGCCTCCGGCACCGGCTGGCTGGATGTGCGCCGGCGCGACTGGTCGCCGGCGATGCTGGCCGCCACCGACGACCGGCGTGACCTGGCCGCGCTGCTGCCGCCGTTGGTGGGCCCGGAACAGGGCTTCTCCCTGCTGCCGGCGATCGCCGCGCTGCTGGGGCTGCCGGCCGATACCCGCGTGGCGGTCGGCGGCGGCGACAACATGATGGCGGCCATCGGCACCGGCGCGGTGCGCGAGGGGCGGTTGAGCATGAGCCTGGGCACTTCGGGCACGCTGTTCGCCTGGCGCGCCACGCCCTGCGTGGATGCGCAGGGGCGCTGGGCCGCGTTCTGCGCTTCCGATGGCGGTTGGCTGCCGCTGATCTGCACGATGAACTGCACGGTCGCCACCGGCCAGACGGCCGCACTGTTGGGGCAGTCGCCGGCGCAATGCGAAACCCTGCTGGCGCAGAGCGCGCCCGGCGCCGATGGGCTGGTGATGCTGCCGTTCTTCAATGGCGAGCGCAGCCCGGACCTGCCGCTGGCGCGCGGCGCCCTGCATGGGCTGGACCTGCACAACCTGACCCCGGCCAACCTCTACCGCGCCGCGATGGAAGGCGCCAGCTACAGCCTGCGCCTCGGCTACGACGCGCTGGTTGAAGGCGGCCTGCGCGGGCAGCGCCTGGTGCTGACCGGGGGCGGTGCCAACAGCCCGGCCTGGCGCCAGTTGATCGCCGATCTGTTCCAGCTGCCGGTGGCCGTGCCGGTGCAGGCCGAAGGCGCCGCCTTCGGGGCCGCGCTGCAGGCGCTGTGGCTGTGCGAAGGGCAGGGCCAGGCGCTGGCCGACCTGGTCGATGCGCACCTGCAGTTCGACCCCGCTTTGGCCGCCCAGCCCGATCCTACCCGCGCGGCCGCGTACGAGGCCGGTTACCAGCGTTTCGTCCACCACCTGCAGGCGTTGACGCCGCTGTTCCAGCAGCGCCTGCCCTGA
- the xylA gene encoding xylose isomerase — translation MATPFHVGQREYFPGIGRIPFEGRDSDNPLAFKVYDAQKQIGGRSMAEHLRFAVAYWHSFCGAGQDPFGPGTRAYPWDHGDTALARAEARCDAAFEFFTKLGVPYWCFHDVDLAPDADDIGEYRANLAHMVELASQRQQQTGMQLLWGTANLFSHPRYMNGAATNPDFAVVARAAVQVRAALEATVALGGSNYVFWGGREGYACLLNTDMKREQAHLARFLAAARDHGRSIGFQGTFLIEPKPMEPMHHQYDFDSATVVGFLREHGLDGDFKLNIEANHATLSGHTFAHDLQVAADAGLLGSIDANRGNPQNGWDTDQFPTDLYDTVGAMLVVLRQGGLGHGGLNFDAKVRRESTDPQDLFLAHIGGMDAFARGLEVAHALLQASPLESWRRERYASFDHGPGQAFAAGQLSLDDLCAHAQQASEPRQRSGRQEAYENLLNQYLLR, via the coding sequence ATGGCAACCCCGTTCCATGTAGGTCAGCGTGAGTACTTCCCCGGCATCGGTCGCATTCCCTTCGAGGGCCGCGACTCCGACAACCCCCTGGCCTTCAAGGTCTACGACGCACAGAAGCAGATCGGCGGGCGCAGCATGGCCGAGCACCTGCGCTTTGCCGTGGCCTACTGGCACAGCTTCTGCGGCGCCGGCCAGGACCCGTTCGGGCCGGGTACCCGTGCCTATCCGTGGGACCACGGCGATACCGCGCTGGCCCGTGCCGAGGCGCGCTGCGATGCCGCCTTCGAGTTCTTCACCAAGCTGGGCGTGCCGTACTGGTGCTTCCATGACGTGGACCTGGCGCCGGACGCGGACGACATCGGCGAGTACCGCGCCAACCTCGCGCACATGGTCGAGCTGGCCAGCCAGCGCCAGCAGCAGACCGGCATGCAGCTGCTGTGGGGCACGGCCAACCTGTTCTCGCACCCGCGCTACATGAATGGCGCGGCCACCAACCCGGATTTCGCGGTGGTGGCGCGCGCGGCGGTGCAGGTGCGTGCGGCGCTGGAGGCCACCGTGGCGTTGGGCGGCAGCAACTACGTGTTCTGGGGTGGCCGCGAAGGCTATGCCTGCCTGCTCAACACCGACATGAAGCGCGAACAGGCGCACCTGGCCCGGTTCCTTGCCGCCGCCCGCGACCACGGCCGCAGCATCGGCTTCCAGGGCACGTTCCTGATCGAGCCCAAGCCGATGGAGCCGATGCACCACCAGTACGACTTCGACAGTGCCACCGTGGTCGGCTTCCTGCGCGAGCACGGGCTGGACGGCGATTTCAAGCTGAACATCGAGGCCAACCACGCCACCCTGTCCGGGCATACCTTCGCCCACGACCTGCAGGTGGCCGCCGATGCCGGCCTGCTGGGCAGCATCGACGCCAACCGCGGCAACCCGCAGAACGGCTGGGACACCGACCAGTTCCCGACCGACCTCTACGACACCGTCGGCGCCATGCTGGTGGTGCTGCGGCAGGGCGGGCTGGGCCATGGCGGCCTGAACTTCGATGCCAAGGTGCGCCGCGAGTCGACCGACCCGCAGGACCTGTTCCTGGCCCATATCGGCGGCATGGATGCCTTCGCCCGCGGCCTGGAAGTGGCCCATGCGCTGCTGCAGGCCTCGCCGCTGGAGTCGTGGCGGCGCGAGCGCTATGCCAGCTTCGACCACGGCCCGGGTCAGGCCTTCGCCGCCGGCCAGCTCAGCCTCGACGACCTCTGCGCCCACGCCCAGCAGGCCAGCGAACCGCGCCAGCGTAGCGGCCGGCAGGAAGCCTATGAGAACCTGCTGAACCAGTACCTGCTGCGCTGA
- a CDS encoding sugar porter family MFS transporter, whose protein sequence is MSTAIPANAGTRGENTAFIVLISCVATLGGFLFGFDSGVINGTVDGLRQAFNSSEAALGFEVASMLLGCAIGAFVAGRLGDLLGRRSVLIISAVLFLLSALGAGAAHASWLFVAARMVGGFAVGAASVMSPAYIAEVASARYRGKLATVQQMAIISGLFAAFLSNFLLARAAGASTEVLWLGQEAWRWMFWMQAIPSLLFLVLLLAIPESPRFLVAKGRQAQAEAVLVKLYGAAEARTKRSEIEGSLAQDQHRPSFADLKDKTTGRLRSIVWVGIGLAVLQQLVGINVVFYYGAVLWQAVGFSENDALLINVLSGALSIGACLVTVLLIDRIGRKPLLWVGSVGMAIALALMVVAFASGSLVDGRLQLSDGMGRLALVAANVYVVFFNMSWGPVMWVMLGEMFPNQIRGSALAVAGAAQWTSNFAITVTFPMLLAGIGLAGAYGIYTVAAFLSIFFVVRYVRETKGKELEQMEG, encoded by the coding sequence ATGTCCACAGCGATTCCTGCAAACGCCGGCACGCGCGGCGAAAACACAGCCTTCATCGTCCTGATCAGCTGCGTGGCCACCCTCGGTGGCTTCCTGTTCGGCTTCGACAGCGGCGTGATCAACGGTACGGTCGATGGCCTGCGCCAGGCGTTCAATTCCAGCGAGGCCGCCCTGGGCTTCGAGGTGGCGTCGATGCTGCTGGGCTGCGCGATCGGCGCGTTCGTGGCCGGGCGCCTGGGTGACCTGCTGGGCCGGCGCAGCGTGCTGATCATCTCGGCGGTGCTGTTCCTGCTGTCGGCGCTGGGTGCCGGCGCGGCGCATGCCTCGTGGCTGTTCGTGGCCGCGCGCATGGTCGGCGGCTTCGCGGTGGGTGCGGCCAGCGTGATGTCGCCGGCCTACATCGCCGAAGTTGCCTCGGCGCGCTACCGCGGCAAGCTGGCCACGGTGCAGCAGATGGCGATCATCAGCGGCCTGTTCGCGGCCTTCCTCAGCAACTTCCTGCTGGCCCGTGCCGCCGGTGCCTCCACCGAGGTGCTGTGGCTGGGGCAGGAGGCGTGGCGCTGGATGTTCTGGATGCAGGCGATTCCGTCGCTGCTGTTCCTGGTGCTGCTGCTGGCCATCCCGGAAAGCCCGCGCTTCCTGGTCGCCAAGGGGCGCCAGGCGCAGGCCGAGGCGGTGCTGGTGAAGCTGTACGGCGCGGCCGAGGCCCGCACCAAGCGCAGCGAGATCGAGGGCAGCCTGGCCCAGGACCAGCACCGGCCGAGCTTTGCCGACCTGAAGGACAAGACCACGGGGCGCCTGCGCAGCATCGTCTGGGTGGGTATCGGCCTGGCGGTGCTGCAGCAGCTGGTGGGCATCAACGTGGTGTTCTACTACGGCGCGGTGCTGTGGCAGGCGGTGGGCTTCTCGGAGAACGATGCGCTGCTGATCAACGTGCTGTCCGGCGCGCTGAGCATCGGTGCCTGCCTGGTGACGGTGCTGCTGATCGACCGCATCGGCCGCAAGCCGCTGCTGTGGGTCGGTTCGGTCGGCATGGCCATTGCGCTGGCGCTGATGGTGGTGGCCTTTGCCAGCGGCAGCCTGGTCGATGGCAGGCTGCAGTTGTCTGACGGCATGGGCCGGCTGGCGCTGGTGGCGGCCAACGTCTACGTGGTGTTCTTCAACATGTCGTGGGGCCCGGTGATGTGGGTGATGCTGGGCGAGATGTTCCCGAACCAGATCCGCGGCTCGGCGCTGGCGGTGGCCGGTGCGGCGCAGTGGACGTCGAACTTCGCCATCACGGTCACCTTCCCGATGCTGCTGGCCGGCATCGGCCTGGCCGGCGCCTACGGCATCTATACCGTCGCCGCCTTCCTCTCCATCTTCTTCGTGGTCCGCTACGTGCGCGAAACCAAGGGCAAGGAACTGGAGCAGATGGAAGGCTGA
- the pcnB gene encoding polynucleotide adenylyltransferase PcnB, whose translation MGNPETSTGSANINSSAPSPFSLRVIPRDQHTISRKDISPNALRVLYRLRDSGFGAYLVGGAVRDLLVNGRPKDFDVATDATPEQVKQLFRNCRLIGRRFRLAHVVFGREIIEVATFRANSDDGSGDREMENGMLVRDNVYGTIEDDAVRRDFTCNALYYAIEDFSVRDYTGGFEDVQARLMKLIGDPVQRYQEDPVRMLRAVRLAAKLGFQIEEGTAAPIPHLANLLNEAAPARLFEEVLKLFLSGHGVASFEGLERYGLFDVLFPESAKALRSNRTGALRRMLVEGLANTDARVANDEPVSPAFLFALLLWPAYCRAQASLLKQGVAPEEAQRRAADRVTVQQLSTIALPRRFSLPMQEIWLLQSRFSSRQRKRVFRTLTHPRFRAAFDFLALRQVASAEHEADVAFWREAQAQSGHELESSLDAIHTEGGDEEGGAPRKRRRRRRRTGAAAGGAAE comes from the coding sequence TTGGGCAATCCCGAAACTTCAACCGGAAGCGCCAACATCAATTCCTCTGCTCCATCACCGTTCAGCCTGCGCGTCATCCCGCGCGACCAGCACACGATCTCCCGCAAGGACATCAGCCCGAACGCTCTGCGCGTGCTGTACCGCCTGCGCGATTCCGGCTTCGGCGCCTACCTTGTCGGCGGCGCCGTGCGCGATCTGCTGGTCAATGGCCGCCCCAAGGATTTCGACGTGGCCACCGACGCCACGCCCGAACAGGTCAAGCAGCTGTTCCGCAACTGCCGCCTGATCGGCCGCCGTTTCCGCCTGGCCCACGTGGTCTTCGGCCGCGAGATCATCGAAGTCGCTACCTTCCGCGCCAACAGCGATGACGGCAGCGGCGACCGCGAAATGGAAAACGGCATGCTCGTGCGCGACAACGTGTACGGCACCATCGAAGACGATGCCGTCCGCCGCGACTTCACCTGCAACGCCCTGTACTACGCCATCGAGGATTTCTCGGTGCGCGACTACACCGGCGGCTTCGAAGACGTGCAGGCACGCCTGATGAAGCTCATCGGCGATCCGGTGCAGCGCTACCAGGAAGACCCGGTGCGCATGCTGCGTGCCGTGCGCCTGGCCGCCAAGCTCGGCTTCCAGATCGAAGAAGGCACCGCCGCGCCGATCCCGCACCTGGCCAACCTGCTCAACGAGGCCGCCCCGGCGCGCCTGTTCGAAGAAGTGCTGAAGCTGTTCCTGTCCGGGCACGGCGTCGCCAGCTTCGAAGGCCTGGAACGTTACGGCCTGTTCGACGTGTTGTTCCCCGAAAGCGCCAAGGCCCTCAGGTCCAACCGTACCGGTGCGCTGCGCCGCATGCTGGTGGAAGGCCTGGCCAACACCGATGCGCGCGTGGCCAACGACGAGCCGGTGTCGCCGGCGTTCCTGTTCGCATTGTTGCTGTGGCCGGCGTACTGCCGCGCCCAGGCCAGCCTGCTCAAGCAGGGTGTCGCCCCGGAAGAGGCGCAGCGCCGCGCCGCGGACCGGGTCACCGTGCAGCAGCTGAGCACCATCGCCCTGCCGCGCCGCTTCTCGCTGCCGATGCAGGAAATCTGGCTGCTGCAGTCGCGCTTCAGCTCGCGCCAGCGCAAGCGCGTGTTCCGCACGCTCACCCATCCGCGCTTCCGCGCCGCGTTCGACTTCCTGGCCCTGCGCCAGGTCGCCTCGGCCGAGCACGAAGCCGACGTGGCGTTCTGGCGCGAAGCGCAGGCGCAGTCCGGGCATGAGCTGGAATCCTCGCTGGATGCCATCCACACCGAGGGCGGGGACGAAGAGGGTGGGGCACCGCGCAAGCGTCGCCGCCGTCGTCGTCGCACCGGTGCTGCCGCCGGCGGCGCCGCCGAGTAA
- the folK gene encoding 2-amino-4-hydroxy-6-hydroxymethyldihydropteridine diphosphokinase has translation MTLAWIGLGANLGDAVTTVRAAIAALDGLPGTQLRQASRLYATPAWGNEDQPPFVNAVAGVETTLAAGDLLQAMLALEQQFGRVRDPAVHWGPRALDLDLLLYGEQMLDEPGLQVPHPYLHERAFVLVPLAEIAPDLAIPGHGRVQDAVVRVDACGIAPIG, from the coding sequence ATGACCCTTGCCTGGATCGGCCTGGGGGCCAACCTGGGTGACGCGGTCACCACCGTCCGCGCGGCCATCGCCGCGCTGGATGGCCTGCCCGGCACGCAGCTGCGGCAGGCCTCGCGCCTGTACGCCACGCCGGCCTGGGGCAACGAAGACCAGCCGCCGTTCGTCAACGCGGTCGCGGGGGTCGAGACCACCCTGGCCGCCGGCGATCTGCTGCAGGCGATGCTCGCGCTGGAACAGCAGTTCGGCCGCGTGCGCGACCCCGCCGTGCACTGGGGCCCGCGCGCGCTCGACCTGGACCTGCTGCTGTACGGCGAGCAGATGCTGGATGAGCCCGGCCTGCAGGTACCGCATCCCTACCTGCACGAACGCGCCTTCGTGCTGGTGCCGTTGGCCGAGATCGCACCGGATCTGGCCATTCCCGGGCATGGACGCGTGCAGGATGCAGTGGTGCGGGTCGATGCCTGCGGGATCGCGCCGATAGGGTGA
- the panB gene encoding 3-methyl-2-oxobutanoate hydroxymethyltransferase: MSTHADSKPWTVPALAEAKRNGQKLVMLTAYDASFARTFDANGVDLILIGDSLGMVVQGHDSTLPVTVADMVYHTRAVSRVLQRALLVADLPFGADATPERALEASLQLLQAGAEMVKIEGAGFKVDIVRYLVEREIPVCSHLGLTPQSVLRLGGFKIQGRGDAARQLVEDAKAVAAAGAALIVLECMPTPVAAEVTAAVSVPTIGIGAGPQCDGQVLVMHDFIGLDSGHRRPKFVKDFLAEGGSVAGATRAYADAVRDGSFPDEQHAYAQ; encoded by the coding sequence ATGAGCACCCACGCAGACAGCAAGCCCTGGACCGTTCCCGCACTGGCCGAAGCCAAGCGCAATGGCCAGAAGCTGGTCATGTTGACCGCTTACGACGCCAGCTTTGCCCGTACGTTCGACGCCAATGGCGTGGACCTGATCCTGATCGGCGATTCGCTGGGCATGGTCGTGCAGGGTCATGATTCGACCCTGCCGGTGACCGTCGCCGACATGGTCTATCACACCCGTGCGGTGTCCCGCGTGCTGCAGCGTGCGCTGCTGGTGGCCGACCTGCCGTTCGGCGCCGACGCCACCCCTGAGCGCGCGCTGGAGGCTTCGCTGCAGCTGCTGCAGGCCGGCGCCGAGATGGTCAAGATCGAAGGTGCCGGCTTCAAGGTCGACATCGTGCGCTACCTGGTCGAGCGCGAGATTCCGGTCTGTTCGCACCTGGGCCTGACCCCGCAGTCGGTGCTGCGCCTGGGCGGCTTCAAGATCCAGGGCCGTGGCGATGCCGCGCGCCAGCTGGTGGAAGACGCCAAGGCCGTGGCCGCCGCCGGTGCCGCGCTGATCGTGCTCGAATGCATGCCGACCCCGGTGGCCGCCGAAGTGACCGCAGCCGTCAGCGTGCCGACCATCGGCATCGGTGCCGGCCCGCAGTGCGATGGCCAGGTGCTGGTGATGCACGATTTCATCGGCCTGGACAGCGGCCACCGCCGTCCGAAGTTCGTCAAGGACTTCCTGGCCGAAGGCGGTTCGGTGGCCGGTGCCACCCGCGCCTACGCCGACGCCGTGCGCGACGGCAGCTTCCCCGACGAACAGCACGCTTACGCCCAATGA
- the panC gene encoding pantoate--beta-alanine ligase: MIQTFNELGALREQIAQWKQQGLRVALVPTMGNLHGGHHSLVTLARQYADKVVASIFVNPTQFGPNEDFSRYPRTPEADVAGLEQVGCDAVWLPSVEAMYPLGVDKTTQMHAPGVSEVLEGASRPGHFDGVCTVVARLFLQVQPDVAVFGRKDYQQLAVIKQMVAELSFPIQIVGAEIVRDDDGLAKSSRNQYLDASQRPLATTIHRTLLGMREGYVAGQTRAQIEADATAALQAAGFQVDYAVLRTPELAEPTFDGGGRVALIAARLGSTRLIDNLEF, translated from the coding sequence ATGATCCAGACCTTCAACGAGCTCGGCGCGCTGCGCGAGCAGATCGCACAGTGGAAGCAGCAGGGCCTGCGCGTGGCGCTGGTGCCGACCATGGGCAACCTGCACGGTGGCCACCATTCGCTGGTGACGCTGGCGCGGCAGTACGCCGACAAGGTCGTGGCCAGCATCTTCGTCAACCCGACCCAGTTCGGGCCGAATGAAGACTTCAGCCGCTACCCGCGCACGCCCGAGGCCGACGTGGCCGGGCTGGAGCAGGTCGGCTGCGATGCGGTGTGGCTGCCCAGCGTCGAGGCGATGTACCCGCTGGGCGTGGACAAGACCACGCAGATGCACGCCCCGGGCGTGAGCGAAGTACTGGAGGGCGCCAGCCGCCCCGGCCACTTCGATGGCGTCTGCACGGTGGTCGCGCGCCTGTTCCTGCAGGTGCAGCCGGACGTGGCCGTGTTCGGCCGCAAGGACTACCAGCAGCTGGCCGTGATCAAGCAGATGGTGGCCGAGCTGTCGTTCCCGATCCAGATCGTCGGTGCCGAGATCGTGCGTGACGACGATGGCCTGGCCAAGAGCTCGCGCAACCAGTACCTGGATGCCAGCCAGCGCCCGCTGGCCACCACCATCCACCGCACCCTGCTGGGCATGCGCGAGGGCTACGTGGCCGGGCAGACGCGTGCGCAGATCGAGGCCGATGCCACCGCGGCGCTGCAGGCGGCCGGCTTCCAGGTCGACTACGCGGTGCTGCGCACCCCCGAGCTGGCCGAGCCGACCTTCGACGGTGGCGGCCGGGTGGCGTTGATCGCTGCCCGCCTGGGCAGCACCCGGTTGATCGACAACCTGGAATTCTGA
- the panD gene encoding aspartate 1-decarboxylase, producing the protein MHLSLLKTKIHRATVTHSELNYEGSIAIDDNLLAATGIREFEQVHIWDVTNGARFSTYAIRAEAGSGVVSLNGGAARHVQVGDIIIIAAFASMTEQEADSFKPKLVYVDGNNQITHTNDTIPTQAA; encoded by the coding sequence ATGCATCTGTCCCTGCTGAAGACCAAGATCCACCGCGCCACCGTTACCCATTCCGAGCTGAACTACGAAGGCTCGATCGCCATCGACGACAACCTGCTGGCTGCCACGGGCATCCGCGAGTTCGAGCAGGTGCATATCTGGGACGTGACCAACGGTGCGCGCTTCTCGACCTACGCCATCCGTGCCGAAGCCGGCAGCGGCGTGGTGTCGCTCAACGGTGGCGCTGCACGCCACGTGCAGGTCGGTGACATCATCATCATCGCTGCGTTCGCCAGCATGACCGAGCAGGAAGCCGACAGCTTCAAGCCGAAGCTGGTGTACGTGGACGGCAACAACCAGATCACCCACACCAACGACACGATCCCGACCCAGGCCGCATGA